The region AGGGAGGGGCACTCCCGAATTCACGCCCGTGGAGATTGGAGCTCTGCCAGCAATGGTAACTCCGATCGCTGAAACGGGAAGCCCCCTGCGTTAGCTGGGAGAGGATGTCACAACAATGCATCAAGGGAAAATAATTGGTCAGACTCAAGAAAAAGAATAATGGACGAGCTGAGAATATTACTTAATTTTCTTTTTTAGAAGGTGTGGCTGGAGTACATTTTCAAGTTCGAGATGATTTGCAAATTTGAAATCAGTCCATTCGGCTAAGCTTCACCCCATCATCATCATAGAATCCAACAATATCCTCGTCTTTAAGACCTAACCTTTTGACAATCTTCTTCGGCAATGTAATTCTAAACGAGGATCCACGCGCAGAAACATGTGCCACGTCGATAAGCTTCTTCTTTTCCATTGTTAAGTATTATTATACTAAATATAATAATTTCACTTATTGCATTATTTTCATCATGGAAGTAGATCTTGATCAAAGATCATTTTTTAGATGCGTTTTATTCAAACGGATTCTAAGTCAGGTTATGATCTTCGCTTAGGATATATCCTTCAAATTTATCAACGCTAGAGAACTCAAAAAGAAGCCATCCAATGTTAGCCAGTAAGTTATCCGTTGCACAGCACCAATTACTATATATATTGAGAAAAGCTACACAGGAAGATAGAAATGGTCACAAAACCTGCCAGAATGTACACAAAGATTAGTGGTCCAGCCTACACGAGGCGTGAGTTCATGGGGGGAGTACCCTACTCCAAGATCACAAATTTCGTTCAGGGTAACCAAAAGAAAGATTTTGAGATTGAATTGAGGTTAATCGCCAAGGAATCATGCCAGATTCGCCACACCGCACTTGAAGCTGCAAGGGTATCTGTTAATAGGAAAATGATAGAGGCTACCGGGGAAACAGGGTATTACCTTCAAATAAGACCCTATCCTCATCAGGTTATTCGTGAGCACAAGATGGCAACTGGGGCTGGAGCAGACAGAATTTCAAGTGGAATGAGGGCTGCATTCGGCAGACCCGTCGGAACTGCTGCAAGAGTGAAATTTGGAGATATAATCATGGTCGGAAGAACGACTGTAGATAAGGCGAGCGTTTTAAGGGAAGCGCTTCACAAGGCTTCCATAAAGTTGCCGACCCCGTGCAAAATAGAAGTTACTAAAGGCAAGGAAATTGCCGGAAAGATAGGCCTCTGATCTTTCACATTTTAAAATTACTATAGTATTTTTCCTGTGCTGGAAAAATAGTAATCATGTTTTGCTTTTTTGTTCTCTGCTTGCAATGAAATTCTGTATCAATTTGGCAGCAAGCATAGATGTATTTCCATTATCGTAAACAGGTGTAATCTCGACTATGTCAAATCCAATGATTCTTTCTGAGAAATGGTCAATCAGTGATCTTACGTCCGTGTCCATAAGGCCGTAAGGCTCTGGCGTCCCTGCCCCAGGTGCATAAGCCGGGTCGATTCCATCTATGTCAATAGAAAAATATATCCTGTCAGCTGAATTATCAATTTCCTCTATTATTCTGTCAATTCCTTCTTTCTTGACTCTAGCAGCAGGTATAAAAGTTACATCGTTCCACGACTCGCTTTCTCTTTCTTCTTTTGAAACCGATCTGGTTCCAATGGAACAGATCTTATTCTTTCCTAAGACTTCTAGAGCTCTTCGTGTAACACACGCGTGGTTGAGTGGATTGCCCATGTATTCATCCCTGAAATCGGAATGTGCGTCTATTATAATCATCATAGCGTCTTTGAGATTTTTGATTGCGCCTACTGTTACTGAGTGTTCTCCACCCAGCATTATGGGTATTTTCCCGTCAGAAAAAATCGTCTGCGTTACAGCCTGGACCGAATCTACAACTTCTGATGCGTCTTCTCCCACAGAAAGGTTCCCGAGATCGCAAATTCTTGAGGAAGTAAAGTCTACCTCATAACCAAATTCGTAGGATTCCAAATTATTGTAAGCAAGTCTGATACTCTCGGGAGCAAGCCGAGATCCTCTGCGAAAGGAAGAGGTTCCATCAAATGGAACGCCGAATATTACATATTTCGCGTTTTCATATGACGAGTTTGCATCAGCAATTTTTCTAAAAGAGAAAAGATCACTCAATTCTGAAGCATGATCTTTCGTTTTCCCATCGCTTCCCAATAAGATACCTCCGTTCCTGGGGTAACTTTCCCAAGTTCCTCATCAGAAAGTGGAACTAAGAAAGTTTCGAATGTTTCAGAATCCATCAGTTGGGCCTCTTTGTTAGTTACTGAAAGAACCTGTGCATTCTTCTTTTCTATTATCGGGACCTTTACCTTGTGCTTAACAGGGTACACTACGCTCCGCTTTTGGCTATCGAAAATTCCTATGGCTACTATCCTTCCCTTAGCTTCGCCATGTTTGCCAGGTTTTGACATTGTAATCTCAACTATCTTGCAAGGAGCATCATCAATCAGCATATACCTGCCAACTTTTAACTCCCTTACTTCAGCTTCTTGCCAACTCATATTATCAAAGAGGTATATATTCTATATTTAAATATTATCTGCAATTTTACAGGTCCCGTTACACGAATTCCTTCCCTACAAAGTATTCAGGATCGAACTTGAGAAGTTTATGGTCCATCTTTATTAATTCCCCATCTACAATGACGTCAGATACACAGGAAGAGTCCGCAGAATAAACAATTCCAGATATGATCTCACTATCAGACATTCCGAAAAGCTTTGGATTCTGGCGGTCTAATAGAACCAGATCTGCTAGTTTTCCAACTTCCACGGACCCGAGATCAGGCATTCTGAGGCTTCTCGCTGCATTTATGTTTGTCATATCAAATACGTCTTGTGCCTTTATTACAGATGGATCCCATCTGTCATTTTTAAGTGAAAGAGCGGAAAACTTCATTATTTGGAATGGATCGAGCGAGTTGTTACTTGCACTGCTGTCTGTTCCAAGCGAAACTATCGCACCGTTATCCCTCAGCTCTGGTATCGGTGGTATGCCCCCGGTTCCTAGAAATTCGTTGCTTATAGAATTCCATGACACACCAACTCTGTTTTTGCCCAGTTCCTTTGTTTCTCTCAGTGTAAGCCAGACACAATGTGCTGCTATGAAACGATCATTAAGAAACCCTATCTTGCCAAGATGTTCTGCTGGGCGTTCTCCGTTGTGACTTTTAGCAAAATTATACACTTCTTCCCTGGTCTCAGAGAGGTGGCCATGGATAATTGTATTATATCTTTCAGAAATCTCTTTCGCTTTCAAATACACTTCATCTGAAGCAACATATACGCCCTGAACTCCTACTGATGGGTATACCCGCTCCATATCTCTTGTGGACTCTATAAAATGCTCTGCATTTGATAAAGGATCGCCCTTCTGCGTCGTCTTATCGCTATCAAGCGTGTTCCAGGCCAAAAATCCTCTTATGCCAGACTCTTTAACTGCCTTCGCAATCACGTCTTCAGAGTAATAAAGGTCAAGGAAAGAGGTAATTCCTGAGTTTAGCATTTCGAAAGCGCCCAGTAATGACGAATTTTGTAATCCCTCGTTGCTCCTTTCCGCATCCATTTTGAATGTTCTTTCCAAAAATTCAGAAAGTTTGATATCATCAAGCTTTCCACGAAGGTGGGTCATAGCGACGTGACAGTGTGTATTTATGAATCCAGGTATGACGATCTTGTTTGTCGCATCTATTGTTATCTCAGCATCTCTTTCTTCGTCTCCAATATAATCTATTCTGCCGTTACTGATAGCAATGTTACCTCGTGTAATCTCTCTTCTCTCGTTCTGTGTTACTATTGTTGCGTTTTTTATTAGGATTAACTGGTCTTTCAATTATTCTATAATTGCTAATAACTATAAAATACATCTACCAACGCTATGTTATCCGTTGATCTTAAGCCGTTATTTCGGTTTTTATCAGAGCTTGGAAGCGTCTATTACCAGGTTCTGGTGTTGTATAGTCATTATGGCTTACTATCCTAAGGATCATCTCTCTTACTTTATATTTATTAGGGTGAAAATATTCTACCTTATATTCCACGCTCTTTTAGCGACATCCAAAATTGAGCAAAATCTTGGGCCGTGCCTTCTTCCTATGGAGGTAACTATTCGTTCTGATTGTAGCCGCGACCGCGATATCTGCTTATCAGGTTGAGAAGCACAAAATGAAAAAACTATAAACATTTAATAAATAATTTTATAATATTTTAATTTCTTACTTTTACAGCAGTTCCTTTTTTTAACTGTAGCATAGCATTTATCGGCATCTTGGTTATACCAACCCCTCTTACTTCTCCTCCGTGATACAGAACTACCTCGTCTTCCTGCCTGATATCTTCCGTCGCGCCAAGTATTCCGACAGGATAGACATTAGCAGTTGGTTTGAAATCGTCTATTTCCACGCAGAATTTTTTATTTTCTAAAAACCACTGTGCAGAACGTTTGTTGATGGTAAATTTTCCGAGCCTTTCATTGTAGACTAAGATAGGATCACCGTTAAGCATCAACATATCGCTGTTATAGATCCTTTTTATCTTTGCTTCCTTTAAGTATGGCACGATCCATTCACCAAATTGATACGTTGCTATCTGAATGTACCTTTCCAGCGTAAAATTATGTCGTATTGGTTGAAGATTTTCTGCACTTATTATCTCCCTTATAGTGCTTACCAGTTCATCAAGAGACGCGTTGCTGGATTTGTCCCACCTTATGAAGACATTTCTCGTTGGAAGGAATTTCTCTATGAAACTAAGATCCTCAGTGACAAATGATATTACACGCGTATAGTTGTTGTTTTTAAAGAAAGAACCTAGCATTGAGCTTATCATCTGTTTTTCCTCTTCAAACCAATTTCCAGTGACTGGGATGTCATAAAATCCAGGTGGATATGTGGCTTCCAATTCCCTTGGGACGAGACCTACTGGGGATGTGACGATCACTTCATGCACGAACTGTCTCAGTTTTCCAAGAGCGTTAATGATCATTTTGTGACTCTTAGAGCTAGAGTATGGCTTTCTAGCAGAACAGGGCAGAAGCAAGGCTATATTCCTGTCTTCAGGCTTACGATAACTCTTTGATATATACTCTCTGTAACGAACCAGATCAGGTCTGTTTAGTGAATCTAAGGATGATGCCGAGATCCTTGGAGTTCTTCTAGGAAAAAACTGCTCAGATGTGCTGTAGAATTTAGAATCCAGAATTCTCAATATCTCGCTTGCCTTGTTTGAGAATTGGAATCTTTCAACTACGTCTCTCAACGTACCATTTGCTATGGAAGTAGAAACAGATCTGAGGAGGTTATTACAGAAATTAACATTTTCCTGGCTTACGTCGGAGTTCGTTTTCACTATACCGATGGGTGTGAACCTTTCGCCTTTCAATCCGCGTAACTCAAACAAACTGCTGTCAAAGAGAGATACTCCCATGTAAACAAGTATTGGGAGCAAGTAAGGATCAGAGACTCCCTGAAGATATACCAATTTAGAGTATCCGTACTTATCCCGCGCTGCGTTAATCGTATTGATAATGTCCCTTGCCTTAAGTAGCAATTGTGATCCGTTTGGTATTATTACATAATCTTCTTGCGGAATCAAAGAATTAGTAGAATTGCCCTTCAATAGCATAACAAACTGCATAGCAGAAATCCGTTTCTCTCCAAGTACACTTAGTCCAGAGTTATTGCATGAAATATCTCTGTCGGGAATTAGAAGTGCAGGGTACTCTACATTATCGTTGAGAACTCCCGATCTCGCAAATCCAAAGAAACTGTGGTCTATGAACACACTCCGCCATGCATAATGGCCTAATCATATTTTGTTTTTGAAGAAAAAAATTGAATCGCTAAAAAATGTAAAATTATTTGTGAATTAATCCCTGGATCTGGCAAGGAAAAATGAAATGACTGCTGGAATTATTGCCCATACTAATCCGATGAACAGAAGAGCACCTAATGAAACACCGTCATTAAGTAATGTACCTGTCATAAGGTAATTGTTCATTGTTGGAATGAAAGACGGTGAAATTGACGAAAGAGCAATAACTATCTTGTAAGCGCCTGGAACTGCCAGATTTACATGTAGAACAAAAGCCAATAAAATAGCTATGTCCCCCCAGAAGAGTGCAAGGAGGAAGAACAGCCCTATTCCTATGCCAATTATCGCACCCTGAGATTTTACGAATTGCGATATAAGGTAAATAATGCCTGAGTAAGCTACAGCAGTCGCAAGATAACTTAAAAATATACTAAAGAAGTTTCCAGAAGAAAGTGCAGATCCCGTATAATGAAAAACAATAAGATCAACAAAGCCGAGCGAGACGATGAGCGCAACAAAGAAAGATATTACTCCCGCCGTAAATCTGGACGCAAATACCCTCCCCTTCGTAACAGGTCGGACGATTATGGATTCTAACACTCCCGAAGCTTTGTCTTTGCTGTAATAGAAATAGGCAGAGAATATTCCCAATATAGGAATTAAGAATTCGTAAGGGAGTTGAAGTAAGGACGTTACAACTAAATCCGAATTAGTCACAGAATATGGGGTGAAACCCGTGCCCATAAGAGAATCATTAGCCGCAAATATTCCAACATTAATCTCCTTGTTATTTGCGCTACTGTTTAATGGAACTGTTACGATAGAGGTATTCTTTCCAGAAATAGTTTTAAGATAGGTCATGTTTGAATTGGATTCGGTAGAAGGGGAGAAATCATTAGTGTAATTGAAGTAAACCTTCATAGTCGGTGTCGCAGTTGAGTTTGGTCCAGCATAATATATAAGGAAATTCGTAGGTTCTTTTGATGTTGTACTTGAAACTGGAATCACGTATAGATAATCAGGTGATAGGCTTTTGTTACTATGGGATCCGCCATTGAAGAAATAAACACCTGGAGAAAAATACGTAACATTGTTTCCAATTGAAGAGACGTAAATGATCTCAAAGAGAGCAGTGCTATTGCCAGTTACCGATCCATATTGATAATCTGCACTGTAAGAGTAATTTACTGCGCTCATGCTTGTTTTGTATGTAAAAGAGACGAATCCAGAACTATCAGTAGTGCCATTGAAACGCTGCAATATAGTTCTAGAAGATGAACTACCAGAAAAATTATAAACGTAAGAACTGACGGCAAGATTAGGGACCGGTTGGCCGTAACCGTTGATGGCATAGTCGACGATTTTATATCCTCCCTTAATTGGATATATGTCCGGAAGGACATGAGATACCGCCGAAGGTGGAGCAGAAGAAGGCGTTGAAGGAGCGATCACCAAAAAAGCTACAGCAACGCTCAGGAGTATGACCAAAACGATCATGATTATTGTGAATTTACCCGTAAGCGTTCTTTTTAGGTCGTATAGGAAATCTCTCATTTTCCAGCACCTACCAAATTCAGGAAATAGTCTTCGAGACCTTCGTTCTTAATCGACATTGATATAACGTTGTACCCGTTCGATACGAGAGCTTGGTTTATCTTGTATCCCTCGCTTGCACTGATCTTAAGATCCCTCACGTAATAGAGATTGCCACTTCTCTCAACCTTTCCGTAAAGTTCTAACATAGACTCAACCTTGTTGTCTGGATTCTGGACGTTTATCTCTATGAACGCACTTCCTAGATTTGAGAGTTCAGATCTCTCCAGAACCTTTATCAATTCACCCCTCCTTATTATGGCAATCCTGTCAGCTACGTTTTCTAGCTCGCTGAGAATATGCGAGGAAAGGAAGACAGCTTTTCCTTCATTCCTAAGTGATATCATGAGATTTCTCATGTCTCTCACGCCTTCCGGATCCAGACCATTAAGTGTTTCATCGAAAAGAAAGTTTTTAGGATCTCCCATCAGTGCTGCCGCTATCGCGAATCGTTTCTTCATACCTTGTGAATAATCTTTAAGCTTCTTCTTTCTGCTATCCCATATGGAGAATCTCTTGAGTAGTTCCTCTGCCTTTGATTCTGCATCGGATGGAGAAATGCCATAGAATCCAGCATAATACTTCAGGAGTGGTATTGCTTTGCCGTTGGGTTCAAAGTTTGGAAGTTCTGGTACCCACCCTATGTTCTTTGAAGCTTCCACTTTTTCCTTCACTATGTCCTTACCGTCTATACTCACTCTGCCGGAAGAAGGAAAGATGATGCCACACGCGACCCTAATTGTCGTAGTTTTGCCTGCACCATTCAGGCCGGCAAATCCAACTATTTCTGAATCATCGATATCAATGCTGAGATTTTTGACAGCAGAAGGTTGGTTCTTCTTGTAAGATTTCGTTAGTGAGACGATCTGTATCATCTTTCAGAACATAATACGATACTATATAAAACTTAAAATTATCAACTTCATATAAAGTTTTGAGCTGTGAGAGCACTGTTCGTGAAGTTTTAGGTTTCCGTTCTTATTCCTAGTTTTTTTTGATTACAGACTACTGAGGAACATGGGGGGATAAAGAAATTTGAATACTATCAACAACTACCATACTAATGTCAACTATTCACGATAAATCTCACAAGAACTATCTCTTGTTTGACAATCACATGCACCTGCGCTCAAATGGGCGTTTTTTGGGTGCCGTAAATATGTTTATTAAGGCTGGAGGGAATGCATTTAATCTGGTTAACTTGCCTGAGGATTTAGGGCCTTTATCCAATAGATATGAAGCTATATACGATCAAACAATAAAAATGTCCGAAATCATAAGATCTGAGATGCCACTGGATGTGGTAGTGACCCTAGGCCCATATCCTTTGGATTACTTTCTTTTTACTGATCACGGAGTGGACCCTATGGAATACATGAAGGCTGGAATCGATCTTGCTGCAAAGTATATTCTGGAAGGAAAGGCTAATGCTATCGGCGAGATTGGGAGGCCTCACTTTCCGGTATCAGAAAATGTAACGGAAGTTTCAAACGAGGTCATAATTTATGCCATGTCCATATGCAAAGACTTAAACTGCCCACTAATTCTTCATACGGAGGATCTAAGCCCTGAAGATTATAAACAACTTGAGAAGATGGCTCTGGATACGGGTATTAGAATGGATAAGATTGTAAAACATCATGCAGGTCCTCTTGATGTATGTTTAGAAACCAAAATACAGAAATCTGTACTTGCCACAAGGACCAATGTAAGAGAAGTTAGCAAATGCAACGGAGGATTTTTACTGGAAACTGATTATGTGGATGATCCAGCTTCAGGGTGGAAAGTTATTCCTCCGGATTCGGTTCCTAAAAGGGCAGTAATGATGCGAGAAGAAATCAGCGATTGGGAATCACTCTTCGATCACTGTTTCTTTGAGGGGCCTATCACTTTGTACGGAGAGGATGCATTTGCCAGAAACCTTCATCTTTAATTCTACATCTTGCTGTGTTAGATTCCAGTTTAGATTCAAATTTAGGCACAGATCTCATCAGTTGCTATAATGCTCAAAAGGCTAATTATTTTGGCTCCTTGATGAAATTTTATTTTCAAAAAAAGAAGAATCCAAAGGCTATATCTGATGGCGCATCCTAATTTTCTTTGTTTCTAAGTAGAATTTGTCATAAGGAGTGGGCTTACTTAAAATTGGGATCCTCTCAGAAATAGTAATACCGTTCTTCTCAAGAAATTCAATCTTGTCCGGATTATTTGTTAAAAGTTTAATCGAGTGTAGCTTGAAGTACTTCAGTACTTCAACGGCAAAGGAATAATCTCTTGTGTCAGCAGGAAAACCAAGCATCAAATTAGCCTCAACCGTATCGTAACCCATCTCCTGCAAACTATATGCTTTTATCTTGTTAAGGAGTCCTATGCCCCGTCCTTCCTGCCTCAAATATATTAGCAGACCTTTCGGTTGAGAGCCAAGATAAGAAAGTGAATGAACCAATTGGTCATGGCAATCACACCTTTGAGAACTAAAGACGT is a window of Thermoplasmatales archaeon DNA encoding:
- a CDS encoding translation initiation factor IF-5A — translated: MSWQEAEVRELKVGRYMLIDDAPCKIVEITMSKPGKHGEAKGRIVAIGIFDSQKRSVVYPVKHKVKVPIIEKKNAQVLSVTNKEAQLMDSETFETFLVPLSDEELGKVTPGTEVSYWEAMGKRKIMLQN
- the speB gene encoding agmatinase; this translates as MGSDGKTKDHASELSDLFSFRKIADANSSYENAKYVIFGVPFDGTSSFRRGSRLAPESIRLAYNNLESYEFGYEVDFTSSRICDLGNLSVGEDASEVVDSVQAVTQTIFSDGKIPIMLGGEHSVTVGAIKNLKDAMMIIIDAHSDFRDEYMGNPLNHACVTRRALEVLGKNKICSIGTRSVSKEERESESWNDVTFIPAARVKKEGIDRIIEEIDNSADRIYFSIDIDGIDPAYAPGAGTPEPYGLMDTDVRSLIDHFSERIIGFDIVEITPVYDNGNTSMLAAKLIQNFIASREQKSKT
- the ribA gene encoding GTP cyclohydrolase II, with amino-acid sequence MLELYSKAKLPTAYGLFDIYAFKWDGDDKENAVLVKGDIMGQQDIPVRIHSECLTGDVFSSQRCDCHDQLVHSLSYLGSQPKGLLIYLRQEGRGIGLLNKIKAYSLQEMGYDTVEANLMLGFPADTRDYSFAVEVLKYFKLHSIKLLTNNPDKIEFLEKNGITISERIPILSKPTPYDKFYLETKKIRMRHQI
- a CDS encoding 50S ribosomal protein L16, with the translated sequence MVTKPARMYTKISGPAYTRREFMGGVPYSKITNFVQGNQKKDFEIELRLIAKESCQIRHTALEAARVSVNRKMIEATGETGYYLQIRPYPHQVIREHKMATGAGADRISSGMRAAFGRPVGTAARVKFGDIIMVGRTTVDKASVLREALHKASIKLPTPCKIEVTKGKEIAGKIGL
- a CDS encoding DUF5591 domain-containing protein — encoded protein: MFIDHSFFGFARSGVLNDNVEYPALLIPDRDISCNNSGLSVLGEKRISAMQFVMLLKGNSTNSLIPQEDYVIIPNGSQLLLKARDIINTINAARDKYGYSKLVYLQGVSDPYLLPILVYMGVSLFDSSLFELRGLKGERFTPIGIVKTNSDVSQENVNFCNNLLRSVSTSIANGTLRDVVERFQFSNKASEILRILDSKFYSTSEQFFPRRTPRISASSLDSLNRPDLVRYREYISKSYRKPEDRNIALLLPCSARKPYSSSKSHKMIINALGKLRQFVHEVIVTSPVGLVPRELEATYPPGFYDIPVTGNWFEEEKQMISSMLGSFFKNNNYTRVISFVTEDLSFIEKFLPTRNVFIRWDKSSNASLDELVSTIREIISAENLQPIRHNFTLERYIQIATYQFGEWIVPYLKEAKIKRIYNSDMLMLNGDPILVYNERLGKFTINKRSAQWFLENKKFCVEIDDFKPTANVYPVGILGATEDIRQEDEVVLYHGGEVRGVGITKMPINAMLQLKKGTAVKVRN
- a CDS encoding amidohydrolase family protein; amino-acid sequence: MKDQLILIKNATIVTQNERREITRGNIAISNGRIDYIGDEERDAEITIDATNKIVIPGFINTHCHVAMTHLRGKLDDIKLSEFLERTFKMDAERSNEGLQNSSLLGAFEMLNSGITSFLDLYYSEDVIAKAVKESGIRGFLAWNTLDSDKTTQKGDPLSNAEHFIESTRDMERVYPSVGVQGVYVASDEVYLKAKEISERYNTIIHGHLSETREEVYNFAKSHNGERPAEHLGKIGFLNDRFIAAHCVWLTLRETKELGKNRVGVSWNSISNEFLGTGGIPPIPELRDNGAIVSLGTDSSASNNSLDPFQIMKFSALSLKNDRWDPSVIKAQDVFDMTNINAARSLRMPDLGSVEVGKLADLVLLDRQNPKLFGMSDSEIISGIVYSADSSCVSDVIVDGELIKMDHKLLKFDPEYFVGKEFV
- a CDS encoding ABC transporter permease, translating into MRDFLYDLKRTLTGKFTIIMIVLVILLSVAVAFLVIAPSTPSSAPPSAVSHVLPDIYPIKGGYKIVDYAINGYGQPVPNLAVSSYVYNFSGSSSSRTILQRFNGTTDSSGFVSFTYKTSMSAVNYSYSADYQYGSVTGNSTALFEIIYVSSIGNNVTYFSPGVYFFNGGSHSNKSLSPDYLYVIPVSSTTSKEPTNFLIYYAGPNSTATPTMKVYFNYTNDFSPSTESNSNMTYLKTISGKNTSIVTVPLNSSANNKEINVGIFAANDSLMGTGFTPYSVTNSDLVVTSLLQLPYEFLIPILGIFSAYFYYSKDKASGVLESIIVRPVTKGRVFASRFTAGVISFFVALIVSLGFVDLIVFHYTGSALSSGNFFSIFLSYLATAVAYSGIIYLISQFVKSQGAIIGIGIGLFFLLALFWGDIAILLAFVLHVNLAVPGAYKIVIALSSISPSFIPTMNNYLMTGTLLNDGVSLGALLFIGLVWAIIPAVISFFLARSRD
- a CDS encoding TatD family hydrolase; its protein translation is MFIKAGGNAFNLVNLPEDLGPLSNRYEAIYDQTIKMSEIIRSEMPLDVVVTLGPYPLDYFLFTDHGVDPMEYMKAGIDLAAKYILEGKANAIGEIGRPHFPVSENVTEVSNEVIIYAMSICKDLNCPLILHTEDLSPEDYKQLEKMALDTGIRMDKIVKHHAGPLDVCLETKIQKSVLATRTNVREVSKCNGGFLLETDYVDDPASGWKVIPPDSVPKRAVMMREEISDWESLFDHCFFEGPITLYGEDAFARNLHL
- a CDS encoding ABC transporter ATP-binding protein; its protein translation is MIQIVSLTKSYKKNQPSAVKNLSIDIDDSEIVGFAGLNGAGKTTTIRVACGIIFPSSGRVSIDGKDIVKEKVEASKNIGWVPELPNFEPNGKAIPLLKYYAGFYGISPSDAESKAEELLKRFSIWDSRKKKLKDYSQGMKKRFAIAAALMGDPKNFLFDETLNGLDPEGVRDMRNLMISLRNEGKAVFLSSHILSELENVADRIAIIRRGELIKVLERSELSNLGSAFIEINVQNPDNKVESMLELYGKVERSGNLYYVRDLKISASEGYKINQALVSNGYNVISMSIKNEGLEDYFLNLVGAGK
- a CDS encoding AbrB/MazE/SpoVT family DNA-binding domain-containing protein → MEKKKLIDVAHVSARGSSFRITLPKKIVKRLGLKDEDIVGFYDDDGVKLSRMD